Genomic segment of Bos indicus x Bos taurus breed Angus x Brahman F1 hybrid chromosome 27, Bos_hybrid_MaternalHap_v2.0, whole genome shotgun sequence:
tgtgtttgtgtgtgtgtgtgtgtgtgtgtgtaggtcgctcagtcaagtctgactctttgcgaccccgtggactgtagcccgccagcctcctctgtctgtgggattttccaggcaagaatactggagtgggttgtcattcccttctccagcctggCTGCAAGTAGCAGCCCTGAAAGAGCTGCTCAGATTGCTCCATTCTTGCGTTAACTGAGAAAAAAGCACAACCTGAAAGTTgaagattaatttatttttaattggagcaaaattgctttacaatattgtgttggtttctgttgtccAGCAacttgaatcagtcataattatataaatgtaaggctctccctcttgagcctcccaccctccccctcgaGAGTTATGTTCTATTCGTGGATTTtctgaggacttcaagcctgggaggcagcctcTGAGATTactctgagggactgctctgaagaggtaagggaggagccaggataataagattttgcaacaaagaccaggtagtcaGAATATCAGAAGATGATGTTGCAGAACATTCTGTTGCATCTGAGTGCCACAATCATCCTTTGATGTTTCAACTGGCTAGTTTTTTTGCAAAacctcctatatatcctggcttaTTCCTAcacaatctcctgggataaacaagaatacttaaaaagaatgtatatatatatgtataactgagtcactttgctgtacagcagaaactagcacaacattgtaaatcaactatccttcaattgttttttaagtttttaaaaagattactgttaatcaaagaaaaccagacatctcaagttaatgagtTTACTGCTTTTCTATAGGTGGGAAgaggcaagagtctgggcttatgGAAATCATTCCTTGGATGTGCACCTTATCTGTCTAGGGCCAGCATCCCACTTTCTCCATCCTGAGGCCCCTCAGGGTGCACAGCTGAGGGTGACGGCAGTGACTGATGGCTTGACGGCTACAGCATCCATTGTTAACTGATAGAGCGGGGACATTTTTCACCCACTCTTTTCATGAGCACCATGGAATCCCTGACCCTGCGGCAAGTCCAGGAACTGGGTTTGAGGCAGCAGAGGGTGGGGCATAAGCTCTGCAGGATGATGGTCCCTCATCAGGAGCCAGCAGCCCTCTAGACCCTGGCATCACACTAGAGTGGAGAGTTCCTTATACCTCTCCTGCCCTTCCTGTTCCCAAGCTCCAAGGGCCCTATCTGGTGGTCCTGAAGTCAGAGCAACTGTCCCCTAGGTTTGATGAAGGTGTCCTCACAGAAGGGAGTCCCAGGCTCACCTGCTGCTGATACCAACCCCCCCTGCACCTGTGTGACACGCACTCACTGTCCTCCCTGGCACCAATGGTCAGACTTCAGGTCTGCGATGTCCTTTCATCAGGAGATATGGATGCTGGCAGCTGCCATCAGGTCAGACCCAGACCCCTGGCATGAGTTTTCAGAGGCGCCTAGCTAGTCATCGTGATGGGATGGAAAGTTGGCATACATTTCTTGAGCTCTCTCTCTGGAGGATGGGGAGGTCTATCCTGCTATAGTTAGGCCCTGGGCAGCAGGAGCCGACTGAGTTGATGCTAAAAATATCCCCGAAGCTCATCCCACCAGCACCTGCATCCCTGTCAGGTCTACTGAGTGCGATCGGAGCTGCAGCATTCCGTCCTATCCCTCGACTGGCTCTTCCCTCTCCCAGCCTTCCTTAAGCAGGGGCTCTCAGTCTAACTAAACCAAGATTGCCCTGAGTGTTTGTTTTAACCAGATTTCACTTGAGTTGACATTTCTGGCGGCAAAGATTTGCTCTGAGGCTACCCCTTACTCCATCCCTTCACCCAGGGCAGTTCACCCATAACTGCAGCATCACAGAGCTGGATCTCAGGGCACCCACTCTCTGACTGTCTTGCAAACAGAACTCACGCTGGAGTTCTGACTAGGGTTCTATGCAGGGCCCCTAGGACTGCTGTGGGTGGACAGGCTAGAAGACTCATGCATTTACctcctttgtttcattttgggtCTTCATGTTTTCCGCTATGAAATGAACACTATCGATTACATCTTCGACTTCAGGCGAGAGCTCCGAATTTTCAGCCATCCACTGTAAAGGCTGATGACTTAATCGTCTCTTGCTGGTGGCAGGCTCACCAGATCTATGACAGTGGCAGCATTCTTTAAGAAGTCTGGGCTCTTTGTGATGCTCAAACTTGACTTTGGCAGGCCTACTGGAGACTCCTTTGGGGTTTCTATGAGCTCCTGTCTCCTTCATCTTGTCCAGAGGCCTCTTCATCATCAGCATCTGGGGTAACAGCCGGAGGAAGACCGCCTTCACCCACGTGGGCATGCTGTGAGTGGTCGGGGTGCGATAGTGGATGTTTAGCACAAACACCGTGACCACGATGGACAGGGTGACGAAGATCATGGTGAAGAGCAGGTATTCGCCCACCAGGGGGATCACGAGAGACGTGGACGGGATGGTCTCTGTGATCACCAGCAAAAACACAGTCAGAGAAAGCAGCACTGAAATGCAAAGAGTCACCTTTTCACCACAGTCAGAAGGGAGGTAGAAGACCAACACAGTGAGGAACGAGATAAAGAGGCAGGGGATGATCAGATTAATGGTGTAAAACATTGGGAGCCTCCTGATGTAGAAAGAGTAGGTGATGTCTGTGTATATCTCTTCACAACAGTTGTACTTTATGTCATGCTTGTAGCCAGAAGCGTCGACAATTTCCCACTCGCTGTTCTCCCAAAACTCATTCATGTCCACTTTAGAGCCAATGATTAGAAGGTCAATTTCAGCTTTGTCGTAAGTCCAGGAACCAAATTTCAGGGAACAATTTTGATggtcaaaagggaaaaaagtgatGTCCATTGGACAGGAACTCTTAAAAATCGCTGGTGGAGTCCAGGTTATCATGCCATCGTATTTAAGAAGAGCTTTTGTCTTGCCTTTGACTTGGAAGTCGCCGACCGCACTGCAAAGTAAATCAGACACTGTTAGTGACTCCCCCGCGCTTCAGGTCCACCTGCACCAAAGGCAGCTTTGGAAAAAGACTGGCTGTGGGGTGCGCATACTTGTTGTAGAGAACGATGTCGGGCTTCCAGATCATCTCGGCAGGAACACGGAGAGTCTCAATGCCGTCATATTCCGTGGGGTCCCAACGCAGTTTATAATCATTCCAGATCTGCAGGAAATAGGagtcagtttaaaaaattcttcactTACTTTTAATATGTTAGTCCTATATTGGTTcaacatttttttgaaaaatcagtCATTCCAACTTATTCTTCCTTTTGCTCTTAATCTTTTATGCAGATTTTGCAATAAACCTATCATCTTACTATCTTTTACTATTAGAAGTGGATTGTTACTAGAGATTGAATATGGCCCTTTGAAtgtggaaatgcaggagactctggtttgattcctgggttgggaagatccgctgggagaagggataggctacccactccaatattcttgggcttccctggtggctcagttggtaaagaatccacctgcaatgcgggagacctgggttcgatccctgagttgggaagatccctggagaagggaaaggctgcccactccagtatcctggcctggagaattccatggactgtatagtccatggggtcgcaaagagtcggacatgactgagcgactttcactttactttggTTTCTACCAAAAGCTGGGAGATTAAACTCAAGGGGAACAAGGTGGTTGAGCTGATTGGGGCAAAAATAGGTTATCCACTAGATATTAGATATGCATCTATTGATTATTGATTAGCTGATCAAGTTTATAGACTCAGTTTCCACATTCCATAGACTATGTTCAATCTCTGGTAGCAATCCATctctaataataaaaagatagtaGGATGGCAGGTTTATTACAAAATCTGCATAAAAGATTAAGAGCAAAAGGAAGAATAAGATGGCATGACTGATTAAACCAAATAGTGGGAATCTAAGCCACAGCAGAATCAAAGAGCGGGTAAGCATCTGGCTCTGGAGCTCAAGATACAAACAAAAATAGGAGACCTTCAAAGGCCGGAGTCAGTGAGAACTTTATCCCTAGGTTCTGCACCTGAAGTTTGCAGCCAGGCAGCTGTTACCAGATTGAAGTTTGGGCTTTGGAGATAGacaatattttattctctgtcaTAAACTGGAGATGGAAAGAGGGAGTTCTAGTGGGTTTTATCCACTGGACATTATTAAACTGACACGTCAGTGACATAGTTCCCAGAGAAGCGTAAGTGACATAGACACATACGTGACGTAGCCACAGGTTGGTTTCCATGATCTGGTTTACTTCATCCTGGGAAGAggaaacaatgtttttttttagCCTCAAATGTACCTGCTAAGAGAAGTGAATCTTAGAGCAAAAATCACAGCTAGAAAGAGCTGAGCTGAGTTCATGCTaatggaggaaaacaaagaaGACTGAAAAGGCAACTTATAAAAATCAACCAGAAATACAATATTTCCACACTGGTCCCCACCCTGTTGACTTCGAAAGGAAATGTGGCTTTACTACTGTCTTTCAAATCTGATTGAAGCttcactttttctgtgaaggCTTTCTGACCTCTGCAGCCCACAAAGCCTTCTGATctcatgaaagaaaagaagggagagaatggagagtgggaggagggaggggccatCCAGCAGATGGTGGAGGGCTTCATTGTTTTGTGATCTTTTTCCCCAGCTGTGCCCCAGCACCCTCTAGGCTCTCAGTCCTGAGTCCAGCCACCCCTCAAGGTGTCAGCTCAGCTCACCATGGAGCCTTTCAGCTGGATCCTGCCACTCCCCACAACACATCTCTCACTCCTGCCCAAGCCACTGCTGATtgtttcactcattcattaacaaatatttattgagtacctactatgtgctctATAAATGCTGGGGTTACAGAAATAACCAGGATTGGAAAATACCCCTACCTATGTGtgtctgatggagaagggaatggcaacccactccagtattcttgcctgggaaatcccatggacagaggaacctggtgggctacggtccatgcaaagagtcggacacgactaagcgactaacacacatgtgTGTATCTAAGCTATTAGCTGAGGAGACAGAAAATCAAAAATAGATATATGATACAATGTaagatgcttccctggtggctcaggtggtaaagaatctgcctgcaatgcaagagacccatgttcgatccctgagttggaaagatcccctggagaaggcaatggcaacccattcggtattcttgtctggagaatccccacggacagaggagcctggtgggctacagtccatggggtcacaaacagtcagatacaactgaggaactaacacacacacacacataatgtaaGACAGTGATAAGTCTTACgggaaaaaataaagagggattgagtggtgtgtgcatgtgtgtgtgtgcacacatgcatacacatttctTTTAGACAGGGTGAAgcaggaaggcttctctgaggagatGGTTTAAGTAAGTACCTAAATGACCGGCAGAGGGTCACAGAGCTCTCTGGAAGAAATGCATTCCAGGTGGACATCCCAGATATAGTGTGTTCCTAAGTAGCTACCACCTCCCAGTGGAGTAGATACTGAAGACACATCCAGAACCTTCAGCGACCTCACAGTGCAATGCTAGGAGGTTGTTGATGGTCACTAGTGCAGCAGTGGGTTCCCAACACTTACCACGTTTCTACCCCAGACACAGGAGCACCTTCCAGAGAGAACAGCTCACAGCTCAGAGAGCGGTAGCCACGTTGGACACCAGCCTACTGAGGTTCCCTGAGCTGCTCTGCAGTTCTCCACGCCCCCCAGAAAACGCTCCCTGGAGACCTCATCAGCAACAAAGtaatgcagaggaaaaaaatttctcatcagcttccttctccaaagaggtTTGTGTTAAGTCATGGTAAGCCCCAGGGTTTTCAAAGGAGTTTCCTTAACTGCTTTCTATTGGTCAGAGCAGGCAAAGAAATGGACTATGCTTGTCCATGACTTTACAATTACCCAAGTCTAAGGACAGTGCCTTCTGCTCATAGGAGGGTCACCTTGTGACCTGCAGATTCCAGCAGGAGCCTTGTCAATAAATCCATCGGCTGTCAGTCCGGAGCGGACCAGCTCTGCAACCCAGAAAGGTCTCAGAGGCGACAGTTATAAACGTCTTCCAAAGACTCTTCCTCTCTGCCCACTAATACACTGTTCAGAGAACCAGAGCACGCCGTGAGCTAGAACGCTGTGTTCAGAGGATTAAAATCAGCTGGCAGTAGCACCCAGTATCCCTTCTCCCCTCTGTACTTCCACAGCCTGGCGGAGCTCCAGGTGGTGTGGACCTGTTTCATGGAGGGTAGACATCCCCAGAGATGTCAGCCAAATTTATGGATCAGGACCTGGTCGGGAAAGTCTCATTCTCCATCCAGTGTCAGACCACACCAACGGCCATGGGAACTGCTATCAGACAGCGCAGGCGAAGGAGGCCCGAGACCCCACAATGCCACCCTGCATTCTTGGAACCATCACCCTGTATCTCTTTCTTGGGAAAATAAATGAGTTGACACCTTGATTGAATTAAAGGATTGGAATTACAGTT
This window contains:
- the CHRNA6 gene encoding neuronal acetylcholine receptor subunit alpha-6 isoform X2 — its product is METNLWLRHIWNDYKLRWDPTEYDGIETLRVPAEMIWKPDIVLYNNAVGDFQVKGKTKALLKYDGMITWTPPAIFKSSCPMDITFFPFDHQNCSLKFGSWTYDKAEIDLLIIGSKVDMNEFWENSEWEIVDASGYKHDIKYNCCEEIYTDITYSFYIRRLPMFYTINLIIPCLFISFLTVLVFYLPSDCGEKVTLCISVLLSLTVFLLVITETIPSTSLVIPLVGEYLLFTMIFVTLSIVVTVFVLNIHYRTPTTHSMPTWVKAVFLRLLPQMLMMKRPLDKMKETGAHRNPKGVSSRPAKVKFEHHKEPRLLKECCHCHRSGEPATSKRRLSHQPLQWMAENSELSPEVEDVIDSVHFIAENMKTQNETKEVEDDWKYVAMVVDRVFLWVFIIVCVFGTAGLFLQPLLGNTGHS
- the CHRNA6 gene encoding neuronal acetylcholine receptor subunit alpha-6 isoform X1, which gives rise to MLPRGGQGALRFALCVWWCVFALCFKGCAGCASEERLFHKLFAHYNQFIRPVENVSDPITVYFEVAITQLADVDEVNQIMETNLWLRHIWNDYKLRWDPTEYDGIETLRVPAEMIWKPDIVLYNNAVGDFQVKGKTKALLKYDGMITWTPPAIFKSSCPMDITFFPFDHQNCSLKFGSWTYDKAEIDLLIIGSKVDMNEFWENSEWEIVDASGYKHDIKYNCCEEIYTDITYSFYIRRLPMFYTINLIIPCLFISFLTVLVFYLPSDCGEKVTLCISVLLSLTVFLLVITETIPSTSLVIPLVGEYLLFTMIFVTLSIVVTVFVLNIHYRTPTTHSMPTWVKAVFLRLLPQMLMMKRPLDKMKETGAHRNPKGVSSRPAKVKFEHHKEPRLLKECCHCHRSGEPATSKRRLSHQPLQWMAENSELSPEVEDVIDSVHFIAENMKTQNETKEVEDDWKYVAMVVDRVFLWVFIIVCVFGTAGLFLQPLLGNTGHS